A genomic segment from Bacteroidia bacterium encodes:
- a CDS encoding cytochrome C oxidase subunit IV family protein has product MEFNDGYPQYEMMAHHSEEEGKGVRKKLWRVFWIMLAITVVELVIGISQDRLHLTGTVMLKFIYIIFTVVKAGFIVYSFMHLGDENHFLRKVILWPYVIFALYLTYLCTVTEGNFVRDHKMYEDKVLIEQRIKQRQEAIDRANGKIADGQHKSGEGH; this is encoded by the coding sequence ATGGAATTCAACGATGGTTACCCGCAGTACGAAATGATGGCTCATCATTCGGAAGAAGAAGGGAAAGGAGTTCGTAAAAAACTATGGCGGGTATTCTGGATTATGCTGGCCATTACAGTGGTGGAACTCGTAATCGGAATCAGCCAGGACCGCCTTCATCTGACCGGCACGGTAATGCTGAAGTTCATCTACATTATTTTCACCGTGGTGAAAGCTGGATTTATTGTCTATTCTTTTATGCATTTGGGCGATGAAAACCACTTCCTCCGTAAGGTCATTCTCTGGCCGTATGTTATTTTTGCACTTTATCTTACCTACCTCTGCACTGTTACAGAAGGTAACTTTGTACGTGACCATAAGATGTATGAGGATAAGGTACTGATCGAACAGCGGATTAAACAGCGCCAGGAGGCGATTGACCGGGCCAATGGCAAGATCGCAGATGGACAACATAAATCAGGAGAAGGACATTAA
- a CDS encoding SCO family protein, producing MDNINQEKDIKSKTSQRILLLVILLLPSLAYLFLSTGEEHFITLPYYGPREPVEILKNGEMVTDTVYHRIPDFSLIRHDGRPFTRDHLKGKIFVADYFFATCQSICPKMTSNMLRIQQRFKDTPGLLFISHTVDPEHDSSEVLLQYAQMVHADTSNWFFLTGEKKALYDLARNGYLITAVEGNGGPEDFIHSEKLVLVDKEGCIRGFYDGTTVSSCDSLVDDIRVLMADYARRTQAQKEKIEQRK from the coding sequence ATGGACAACATAAATCAGGAGAAGGACATTAAGAGCAAGACGTCTCAGCGGATTCTCCTGCTTGTTATACTTCTTCTCCCTTCATTAGCTTATCTTTTCCTCTCCACCGGAGAGGAGCATTTTATTACGCTGCCTTACTACGGTCCGCGCGAGCCCGTGGAGATTCTAAAGAATGGTGAAATGGTGACTGATACCGTTTATCATCGTATTCCGGACTTCTCACTGATTAGGCACGACGGACGCCCATTCACCCGGGATCATCTGAAAGGGAAGATTTTTGTAGCGGACTATTTCTTTGCAACCTGCCAGTCTATTTGTCCTAAAATGACCTCCAACATGTTGCGGATTCAGCAACGCTTCAAGGATACTCCGGGTCTTCTTTTTATTTCACACACTGTGGATCCGGAGCATGATAGTTCGGAGGTATTGCTGCAATACGCTCAGATGGTACATGCGGATACTTCAAACTGGTTTTTTCTTACCGGAGAGAAAAAGGCGCTGTATGATCTGGCCCGGAACGGCTATCTGATTACTGCTGTGGAAGGCAACGGAGGGCCTGAAGATTTTATACACAGCGAAAAGCTGGTGCTGGTAGACAAGGAAGGATGTATTCGCGGTTTTTATGACGGCACTACGGTTTCTTCCTGCGATTCGCTGGTGGATGACATACGTGTACTGATGGCCGATTATGCGCGCAGGACACAGGCGCAAAAGGAGAAAATCGAGCAACGAAAATGA
- a CDS encoding DUF420 domain-containing protein, with product MSDKAAFRLVFITTALVLMLVALLSAHVLPKPETLPGFVQYQPLFHACVNGTCFILLLVSFYFIRRKQVENHKKVNLTVFLLSAVFLLSYVLYHFFKTDTTFPKDDPLRPYYLFVLASHILLAMLVFPMVLLSFYFGLKGQVQKHRKLARWTFPIWLYVCLTGVVVYLMISPHYNFQ from the coding sequence ATGAGCGACAAAGCCGCATTTCGTCTGGTGTTTATAACCACTGCGCTGGTGCTGATGCTGGTTGCTCTCCTGAGTGCCCATGTATTACCGAAGCCGGAAACTCTTCCCGGATTCGTTCAGTACCAACCGCTCTTTCATGCCTGCGTGAACGGCACCTGTTTTATATTGCTTCTGGTCTCATTTTATTTTATCCGCAGAAAACAGGTGGAAAACCACAAAAAAGTAAATCTGACAGTGTTTTTGCTTTCTGCAGTTTTTTTACTCTCGTATGTATTGTATCACTTCTTTAAAACAGACACAACGTTTCCGAAGGATGATCCTTTACGGCCGTATTATCTGTTTGTGCTTGCAAGTCATATTTTACTGGCCATGCTCGTGTTTCCAATGGTGCTCTTGTCGTTTTACTTTGGGTTAAAAGGCCAGGTACAAAAGCACCGCAAACTAGCCCGATGGACTTTTCCGATATGGCTTTATGTATGTCTTACCGGTGTGGTGGTTTATCTTATGATCTCCCCGCATTATAATTTTCAATAA